The Skermanella pratensis genome has a window encoding:
- a CDS encoding ABC transporter substrate-binding protein — protein MAGLLLTAVGASVLLVQPYEAAAQELPRNVRLVIGSSSTGGDTYQSAAIVADALSKQLGINIKVDAVGPTEAFKAVSRDRRGTTLMIHHDQSYLGHLYGQRGYEDIFANYKIGPTVAVNPGNAYLVPKDSSYKTMEDILDAAKSGERVRVAIQPGGVSEIGFSAMRNAARLRAPGSEKNLVPVNTGSQSDKDQALFDNLADVINGSIQSNEQYTQLPESDQKAMRFVWITAEPETLNQAPEQGMGALTREEMLKYAAPEVSVPLNEEGENFTFDKEFFFIFNKDVDPAIVKQIDTALSEIYAKGEIQERQKEVFLTPEFRTAEEASAHLQKKSDTYAKMIEQIGAAPNN, from the coding sequence ATGGCCGGCCTGCTGCTTACCGCCGTCGGCGCCTCGGTTCTTCTGGTGCAGCCCTACGAGGCTGCCGCACAGGAGCTGCCGCGCAACGTGCGCCTGGTCATCGGCTCGAGTTCGACCGGTGGCGACACCTACCAGAGTGCTGCCATCGTCGCAGATGCGCTTTCCAAGCAACTCGGGATCAATATCAAGGTCGATGCCGTCGGCCCGACCGAGGCGTTCAAGGCGGTCAGCCGCGACAGGCGCGGCACGACCCTGATGATCCACCACGACCAGTCCTATCTTGGCCATCTTTACGGCCAGCGCGGTTACGAGGACATCTTCGCCAATTACAAGATCGGACCGACCGTCGCGGTGAACCCGGGCAACGCCTACCTCGTGCCCAAGGACTCGTCGTACAAGACGATGGAGGACATCCTCGATGCCGCCAAGAGCGGTGAGCGCGTTCGCGTCGCGATCCAGCCCGGCGGCGTGTCCGAGATCGGCTTCTCCGCGATGAGGAACGCCGCGCGCTTGCGGGCACCCGGATCCGAGAAGAACCTCGTGCCGGTAAACACCGGCAGCCAGTCGGACAAGGACCAGGCGCTGTTCGACAACCTTGCCGATGTCATCAACGGCTCCATCCAATCGAACGAGCAGTACACCCAGTTGCCGGAGAGCGACCAGAAGGCGATGCGCTTTGTCTGGATCACCGCGGAGCCCGAGACGCTTAACCAGGCTCCGGAGCAGGGCATGGGCGCCCTGACGCGCGAGGAGATGCTCAAATATGCCGCTCCCGAGGTCAGCGTCCCGCTGAACGAAGAGGGAGAGAACTTCACCTTCGACAAGGAGTTCTTCTTCATTTTCAACAAGGACGTGGATCCGGCGATCGTCAAGCAGATCGACACGGCGCTGTCCGAGATCTACGCCAAGGGCGAGATCCAGGAGCGCCAGAAGGAGGTCTTCCTCACTCCCGAGTTCCGGACCGCGGAAGAGGCCAGCGCGCATCTGCAAAAGAAGAGCGACACCTACGCCAAGATGATCGAGCAGATCGGTGCGGCACCGAACAACTGA
- a CDS encoding tripartite tricarboxylate transporter TctB family protein, protein MEDFTRVTVNFETSHLIFPTMVAVILTILGVAILITNRRQIAGAGAYWRDVLGSMDKVRFFGTIVLTVVYFSLMVPVGDIWPNTGLGFLICSIPYVFLTGVLFLHHRSLRDLLPVAVTAVVAPTLVWWLFTDLFSLTLP, encoded by the coding sequence ATGGAAGATTTCACCCGCGTGACGGTGAACTTCGAGACCTCGCATTTGATCTTTCCGACAATGGTCGCGGTGATCCTGACGATTCTCGGGGTCGCCATCCTCATTACCAATCGCCGGCAGATCGCGGGCGCAGGCGCCTACTGGCGTGACGTCCTCGGCTCGATGGACAAGGTCCGGTTCTTCGGGACCATAGTACTAACCGTCGTATATTTCTCGCTGATGGTCCCGGTGGGTGATATCTGGCCGAACACCGGATTGGGCTTCCTGATCTGCTCGATCCCCTACGTCTTCCTCACCGGCGTCCTTTTCCTGCACCATCGGTCACTGCGCGATCTGCTACCGGTCGCTGTCACGGCGGTGGTCGCGCCGACGCTGGTCTGGTGGCTGTTCACCGACCTCTTCTCCCTGACCCTGCCCTGA
- a CDS encoding IS4 family transposase: MQVKDVRSFLDSVLDEDTHTKRIASLANATLGVMTGASLGVAVIGKSLAQARGLLPKHAVKQVDRLLSNPGIEAWDVFASWVPEMVGPRTDIVVAMDWTDFDADGQATLALKLVTRHGRTTPLIWLSVHKDELSDARNAYEDAAVRRLAEVLPDDVKVTLLADRGFADTKLFGFLADLGFDYVIRLKGNTRVRAADGTIRSATEWVGQGGRARKLRDAVVTEAQCPVGAVVCTHAKAMKEPWCLAASDAGATAPQIIALYSKRWRVEPNFRDTKDLRFGMGLSAVHIADPQRRDRLLLLNAFAVVLLTLLGAAGESLGMDRHLKSNTVKTRTHSLFRQGCMLYDLIPNMPEHRLRALAERYADLLEQSRVVTETFAIV; encoded by the coding sequence ATGCAGGTGAAGGATGTTCGGAGCTTCCTCGACAGTGTTCTTGATGAAGATACTCATACCAAGCGGATCGCCTCTCTTGCCAACGCCACCCTTGGGGTAATGACGGGTGCCTCTCTGGGCGTCGCCGTGATCGGCAAGTCTTTGGCTCAGGCACGCGGCCTTCTGCCCAAGCATGCCGTCAAGCAGGTTGACCGGCTGCTGAGCAACCCTGGGATCGAGGCTTGGGATGTTTTTGCCAGCTGGGTTCCGGAAATGGTCGGCCCGCGCACCGACATCGTGGTGGCGATGGACTGGACCGACTTTGACGCCGACGGGCAGGCCACCCTGGCGCTCAAGCTGGTGACCCGCCATGGCCGGACGACGCCGCTGATCTGGCTCAGCGTTCACAAGGACGAACTGAGCGACGCGCGCAACGCCTACGAAGACGCCGCCGTGCGCCGGCTGGCCGAGGTGCTGCCCGACGACGTCAAAGTCACCCTCCTGGCCGACCGCGGCTTCGCCGACACCAAGCTGTTCGGTTTTCTCGCCGACCTGGGCTTCGACTACGTCATCCGGCTGAAAGGCAACACCAGGGTCAGGGCTGCCGACGGAACGATCCGTTCGGCGACCGAGTGGGTCGGCCAAGGCGGCCGGGCGCGCAAGCTGCGCGATGCCGTGGTTACCGAGGCGCAGTGCCCGGTTGGCGCCGTCGTGTGCACCCACGCCAAGGCCATGAAGGAGCCCTGGTGCCTGGCCGCCAGCGACGCTGGCGCGACCGCGCCGCAGATCATCGCGCTGTACTCGAAGCGGTGGCGAGTGGAGCCCAATTTCAGAGATACCAAAGACTTGCGCTTCGGCATGGGCCTCTCGGCGGTCCACATTGCCGACCCGCAACGGCGCGATAGGCTATTGCTGCTCAATGCGTTCGCTGTCGTTCTGCTCACCCTGCTCGGTGCCGCCGGCGAAAGCCTCGGCATGGACCGCCATCTCAAGTCCAACACCGTCAAAACCCGCACTCACTCCCTGTTCCGCCAGGGCTGTATGCTCTACGACCTCATCCCCAACATGCCTGAACACAGGCTGCGCGCCCTCGCCGAACGATACGCCGATCTCCTGGAGCAGTCACGTGTGGTCACCGAAACTTTCGCTATCGTGTAA
- a CDS encoding tripartite tricarboxylate transporter permease: MELFEVITPLFLALIVGGTFVGIVFGAIPGMTATMAVAVCLPLTYSLGLENGLALLLGLYVGGISGGLVPAILLGIPGTPSSITTCFDGYPMTQQGDGEKALRLGICASLVGGLISLAVLYFFAPPLADFAIQFSYVEKFLIILFALTVMAALSSNMLIGIFSGILGVFVSLVGTYKVEAGGNGELRLVPPGTEYWLESGFSLLPVLIGLFGLAAILEQAELGVPEGQSAKDIKVGARSSFSLADFRGQIGNLIRSSGIGTFVGILPGVGGSAASILSYTATKTLSRHPERFGKGEPAGIIASESGNNGLTGGALVPLLSLGIPGDATTALLIGAFTLQGIQVGPLFIGQNPVTWEVIIIAMLIANCAMFAMMYFAIRHVARIVTVPKHILFPIILMMCVIGAYTINYGIMFDVWTLLIFGLFGWLAVKLRLEIAPFVIGFILGPSAEIYFVKTLESFGDLTIFFTKSWIAMILWVLIAGSVAGSIMLARRNSAIQGAA; the protein is encoded by the coding sequence ATGGAACTTTTCGAAGTCATCACGCCACTTTTCCTGGCGCTGATCGTCGGCGGCACCTTCGTCGGCATCGTCTTCGGCGCGATCCCCGGCATGACCGCGACCATGGCGGTCGCCGTCTGCCTACCGCTGACCTACTCCCTCGGGCTCGAGAACGGGCTTGCGCTTCTGCTCGGCCTCTATGTCGGCGGCATCTCGGGCGGTCTCGTCCCCGCGATCCTGCTCGGCATTCCAGGAACGCCCTCATCGATCACGACATGCTTCGACGGCTACCCGATGACGCAGCAGGGCGACGGCGAGAAAGCGCTCAGGCTCGGCATCTGCGCGTCGCTGGTGGGTGGCCTGATCAGCCTGGCTGTGCTCTACTTCTTCGCACCGCCGCTGGCGGATTTCGCGATCCAGTTCTCCTATGTAGAGAAGTTCCTGATCATCCTGTTCGCGCTGACGGTCATGGCCGCACTCAGCTCGAACATGCTGATCGGCATCTTTTCAGGTATCCTCGGCGTTTTCGTCAGCCTCGTCGGCACCTATAAGGTCGAGGCGGGCGGCAATGGCGAACTCAGGCTGGTCCCTCCCGGAACGGAGTACTGGCTCGAGAGCGGCTTCTCGCTCCTCCCGGTGCTGATCGGGCTGTTCGGCCTGGCGGCGATCCTCGAACAGGCCGAACTCGGGGTGCCCGAGGGGCAGTCGGCCAAGGACATCAAGGTCGGCGCGAGGTCGAGCTTCTCGCTCGCGGACTTCCGCGGCCAAATCGGCAACCTGATCCGCTCCTCCGGGATCGGCACCTTCGTCGGAATCCTTCCCGGCGTCGGCGGATCGGCGGCCTCGATCCTGTCCTACACCGCGACCAAGACGCTCTCGCGCCATCCCGAGCGGTTCGGCAAGGGCGAGCCGGCCGGCATCATCGCCTCGGAGTCCGGCAACAACGGCCTGACCGGCGGTGCGCTCGTGCCGCTGCTGTCGCTGGGCATCCCCGGCGACGCCACCACGGCACTCCTCATCGGGGCGTTCACGCTGCAAGGCATCCAGGTGGGGCCTCTTTTCATCGGCCAGAACCCAGTGACCTGGGAGGTGATAATCATCGCTATGCTGATCGCGAACTGCGCCATGTTCGCGATGATGTACTTCGCGATCCGCCACGTCGCGCGGATCGTGACAGTCCCGAAGCACATCCTGTTCCCCATTATCCTGATGATGTGCGTGATCGGCGCCTACACGATCAACTACGGCATCATGTTCGATGTCTGGACGCTGCTGATCTTCGGCCTGTTCGGTTGGCTTGCGGTCAAACTGCGGCTCGAGATCGCGCCGTTCGTCATCGGCTTCATCCTGGGCCCGTCGGCGGAGATCTATTTCGTCAAGACCCTCGAGTCTTTCGGGGACCTCACCATCTTTTTCACCAAGAGCTGGATCGCCATGATCCTGTGGGTTCTCATCGCGGGATCGGTCGCCGGATCGATAATGCTCGCGCGGCGGAACTCGGCAATACAAGGCGCTGCATAA
- a CDS encoding LacI family DNA-binding transcriptional regulator, with translation MNNAPGSSRSSGSVTLHDVAKLAGVSPITVSRVLNRPELVTPDTIKLVREVIARTGYVPNLLAGGLASRRSRLVAAIVPTIATSMFAETVEALTDRLGEAGYQVLLGLSGYPAAREDDLLSAILSRRPDGIFLTGIRHSTETRQRLLAAKIPVVETWDYTPTPIDVLVGFSHDKVGRAVAAHLLAKGYRRFGYVGADDERAAERQRGFLSALAEQDLHDVAISIVPAPGTLRLGREGMIRLLDNSSRPEVVFCSSDVMAQGALAELQSRGLSTPGDVAIMAFGDFDFAAHTFPALSTVRIDRHAIGRLAAEAMLARFEGQVAMEKMIDVGFKIVERSST, from the coding sequence TTGAACAACGCTCCCGGCTCGAGCCGCTCGTCCGGAAGCGTCACTCTGCACGACGTCGCCAAGCTGGCGGGCGTGTCGCCCATCACGGTGTCGCGGGTGCTTAACCGGCCGGAACTCGTGACGCCGGATACGATCAAGCTGGTCCGGGAGGTGATTGCCCGGACGGGCTATGTGCCGAACCTGCTTGCCGGCGGGCTGGCCTCGCGCAGGAGCCGGCTCGTGGCGGCAATCGTTCCGACCATCGCCACCTCAATGTTTGCCGAGACCGTGGAGGCGCTGACCGACCGGTTGGGTGAAGCCGGATACCAGGTATTGCTGGGGCTGTCGGGTTACCCGGCGGCACGGGAGGACGATCTGCTTTCCGCCATTCTCAGCAGACGCCCGGATGGCATCTTTCTGACCGGCATCCGGCATTCGACCGAAACCCGCCAACGCCTGCTGGCCGCCAAGATCCCGGTGGTCGAGACCTGGGATTACACCCCGACGCCGATCGACGTGCTGGTCGGCTTCTCGCACGATAAGGTGGGCCGGGCCGTCGCTGCACATCTCCTTGCCAAGGGCTACCGGCGCTTTGGCTATGTCGGAGCCGATGACGAGCGCGCGGCGGAGCGCCAGCGCGGTTTCCTGTCGGCTCTCGCCGAGCAGGACCTGCACGACGTGGCCATCAGCATCGTCCCGGCTCCGGGCACCCTGCGGCTGGGGCGCGAAGGGATGATCCGGCTTCTTGACAACAGCTCGCGGCCGGAGGTCGTTTTCTGCAGCTCCGACGTCATGGCGCAAGGAGCGCTGGCTGAACTCCAGTCGCGGGGCCTGTCCACGCCCGGCGACGTGGCCATCATGGCCTTCGGCGATTTCGACTTCGCGGCCCATACCTTCCCGGCGCTCTCGACGGTACGGATCGACCGGCATGCCATCGGCCGCCTTGCCGCCGAGGCCATGCTGGCGAGATTTGAAGGACAGGTCGCCATGGAAAAGATGATTGATGTGGGCTTCAAGATCGTCGAACGCAGCAGCACTTGA
- the ltrA gene encoding group II intron reverse transcriptase/maturase, translated as MTPSKETRRAEGRSQPEGSPREEAGVRTQSRVALPPNLARVNAAARRAVQTRFTALLHHVDRAALERAFRRQRRQASAGVDGVTVAAYEQDLEAKLQDLCTRIHTGRYRPQPVRRVFIPKADGGQRPLGVPTLEDKIVQGAVAEVLSAIYETDFLGFSYGFRPGRNPHMALDALHTALMSQRVTWVLDADIRSFFDSVDHEWLLRMLAHRIADPRILRLIELWLRAGVLESDEWHETDRGTPQGAGISPLLANVFLHYVLDLWVHQWRRRHARGRVVIVRYADDFVMGFEVEADAREMLSALKERLASFGLTLHADKTRLIEFGRLPALARRRRGERHPETFAFLGFTHYCGWTRDGRFMVKHKTQSRRLTRKLKALRQEAWRLMHAPLAEQHRWYASVLLGHYGYYGRPHNYPALSGFRQQIRRIWFCCLRRRSQKSRRMGWDEFEALTTRFPLPPPRITRPWTPRRT; from the coding sequence ATGACGCCGTCGAAGGAAACGAGGCGCGCCGAGGGAAGGAGCCAGCCCGAAGGGAGCCCGCGCGAGGAGGCCGGGGTCCGGACACAGAGCCGGGTCGCCTTGCCGCCCAACCTTGCCCGGGTGAACGCAGCGGCTCGACGAGCCGTCCAGACCCGGTTCACCGCCCTGCTGCATCATGTCGACCGGGCCGCCCTGGAGCGGGCGTTCCGGCGACAAAGGCGGCAGGCCAGTGCGGGAGTCGACGGGGTGACCGTGGCCGCGTACGAGCAGGATCTGGAGGCCAAACTCCAGGACCTCTGCACGCGCATCCACACCGGCCGCTACCGGCCTCAGCCGGTTCGGCGGGTCTTCATCCCGAAAGCCGATGGTGGCCAGCGGCCCCTGGGCGTGCCGACCCTGGAGGACAAGATCGTCCAGGGCGCGGTTGCCGAGGTGCTGAGCGCCATCTACGAGACCGACTTCCTGGGGTTTTCCTACGGCTTCCGGCCGGGGCGCAATCCCCACATGGCGCTCGATGCCTTGCATACAGCGCTCATGAGCCAGCGCGTGACCTGGGTGCTCGATGCCGACATCCGCAGCTTCTTCGACTCGGTTGACCACGAATGGCTGCTGCGAATGCTGGCGCATAGGATTGCCGATCCCCGCATTCTGCGGCTCATCGAGCTGTGGCTGCGGGCCGGGGTCCTGGAGAGCGACGAGTGGCACGAGACGGACCGGGGGACGCCGCAGGGGGCGGGAATCTCGCCCCTCCTCGCCAACGTCTTCCTGCACTACGTCCTCGACCTCTGGGTCCACCAGTGGCGTCGGCGCCACGCACGCGGTCGCGTTGTGATCGTACGCTATGCCGACGATTTCGTGATGGGCTTCGAGGTCGAGGCGGATGCACGGGAGATGCTGTCAGCCCTCAAGGAGCGCCTGGCCAGCTTCGGCCTGACGCTCCATGCGGACAAGACGCGCCTGATCGAGTTCGGCCGGTTGCCGGCCTTGGCTCGACGTCGGCGCGGCGAGCGGCACCCGGAGACCTTCGCCTTCCTGGGCTTCACCCACTACTGCGGGTGGACGCGGGACGGCCGGTTCATGGTGAAGCACAAGACGCAGAGCCGGCGCCTGACGCGCAAGCTGAAGGCGCTGCGCCAGGAGGCATGGCGGCTGATGCACGCCCCGCTGGCCGAGCAACACCGCTGGTACGCCAGCGTGCTGCTGGGCCACTACGGCTACTACGGCCGGCCGCACAACTATCCGGCGCTCAGCGGTTTCCGCCAACAAATCCGCCGCATCTGGTTCTGCTGCCTCCGGCGGCGCAGCCAGAAGAGCCGGCGGATGGGGTGGGACGAGTTCGAGGCCCTGACGACACGCTTCCCCCTTCCGCCTCCTCGGATCACGCGCCCATGGACGCCACGTCGGACATGA